The Elgaria multicarinata webbii isolate HBS135686 ecotype San Diego chromosome 1, rElgMul1.1.pri, whole genome shotgun sequence genome has a window encoding:
- the LOC134394375 gene encoding alpha-1,6-mannosyl-glycoprotein 4-beta-N-acetylglucosaminyltransferase-like, translating into MRCFLRRSLAVAISLLMFLLIINLTPWTQEDSETKAIRRWAQSVGLNQLHADWNRQNIQQLGNATNFLNVSYRYLAGAPPLQKKFLTVGLCSVKRKRENYLLETLRSVFEQSTSEELKEMVVVVHLADTDQEWNAQVVEKVAKQFAPQLLMGRLLVIHAPSEYYPPLEGLKRNFNDAEDRVQFRSKQNVDYAYLMNFAANLSTYYLMIEDDIHCSKSFFTAIQKRVAALGGSYWVTLEFSKLGFIGKLYHSSDLPQLARFLMLFYQEMPCDWLFVHFRLLLTQKDVIRFKPSLFQHIGHYSSFQGTANKLKDEDFEEDLSTLPDNPPADMVTDIVTFENYLPYKAYSSMEDYFWGKTPSAGNSFTLVFKQAARLFRIQIHTGSKQRPEDYLRAGIVELGTGRNMRGLHCTSYTTIGLFKNGNFDRQSLENSTASAPECVRITVTKNQSEWLVINSISIWTKSGH; encoded by the exons ATGAGGTGTTTTCTGAGACGTTCACTTGCAGTAGCCATTTCTTTACTTATGTTCCTGCTCATCATAAATCTGACTCCTTGGACCCAAGAGGATTCTGAGACG AAGGCGATACGGCGATGGGCTCAGAGTGTGGGGCTGAACCAGCTTCACGCTGACTGGAACCGACAAAACATTCAACAGCTAGGCAATGCCACCAACTTCTTGAATGTATCTTATCGCTATCTTGCTGGCGCCCCCCCACTCCAGAAAA AGTTTCTGACAGTGGGGCTGTGCTCTGTCAAGCGGAAGCGGGAGAACTATCTCCTGGAAACCCTGAGGTCCGTCTTTGAACAATCAACATCAGAAGAGCTGaaggagatggtggtggtggtacactTAGCTGATACGGACCAGGAGTGGAACGCTCAAGTGGTGGAGAAAGTTGCCAAGCAATTTGCTCCTCAGCTCCTGATGGGCCGCCTACTAGTTATCCATGCCCCTTCTGAGTACTACCCTCCCCTGGAAGGCCTAAAAAGGAACTTCAATGATGCTGAAGACCGTGTGCAATTCAGGTCTAAACAGAATGTGGATTATGCCTACCTCATGAATTTTGCAGCCAACCTTTCCACCTACTACCTCATGATCGAGGACGACATTCACTGTTCCAAGTCTTTCTTCACCGCCATCCAAAAGAGGGTGGCAGCCCTGGGGGGATCCTACTGGGTCACCCTGGAGTTCTCCAAGCTTGGCTTTATCGGCAAGCTCTACCACTCCAGCGATCTGCCCCAACTTGCTCGGTTCCTCATGCTCTTTTACCAAGAGATGCCGTGTGACTGGCTTTTTGTGCACTTTCGCCTCCTCCTTACCCAGAAGGACGTGATTCGTTTCAAGCCATCCCTCTTCCAGCACATTGGCCATTACTCTTCCTTCCAGGGCACTGCAAACAAGCTGAAAGATGAAGACTTTGAAGAGGACCTCTCTACCCTCCCTGACAATCCCCCTGCAGATATGGTTACAGATATTGTGACATTTGAGAACTATCTACCCTATAAGGCTTACAGCAGCATGGAGGACTACTTTTGGGGGAAGACCCCATCTGCCGGCAATTCGTTTACTCTTGTGTTTAAGCAGGCTGCCCGCCTCTTCCGCATCCAGATCCATACAGGCTCTAAGCAGCGCCCAGAGGACTATCTCCGGGCCGGGATTGTGGAGTTGGGCACCGGAAGGAACATGCGCGGCCTGCACTGCACCAGCTACACCACCATTGGGCTCTTTAAGAATGGAAACTTCGACAGACAGAGTCTGGAGAACAGCACAGCCTCTGCTCCCGAGTGTGTGCGCATCACAGTGACTAAGAATCAGAGTGAATGGCTGGTCATAAACAGCATAAGCATCTGGACAAAATCTGGGCACTGA